In the genome of Catharus ustulatus isolate bCatUst1 chromosome 1, bCatUst1.pri.v2, whole genome shotgun sequence, the window TCATCCTCCACATCAACTCCTGCAACGAAATCTTAGCAAACCTCCCCCTGGAAATGaacattttgacattttttagGAACCGGCACTTGTTGTGGTTTGAACCCCAAAGCTCAGTAGGGATGACCTTCTCCAGGCAATCCCTCACAAACATGTACACCTGCCAGTAGCTGCTGTGTTGCTTGAGGAGCTCCCTGAGGGCTGAATCACGTGCCTCTCCCGAGTTTTGATCCTCACTCGGCAACGACTCCCTAAGCACAGATTCTGCAAGGGGAGCTCCTAAGCTGTCTGGCACATCAGTGTGACCAGATTCACATCTGCTGCTTGTCACACACTTAGCAGGCTCTTTCCCAAACTGTTCTGCTTGCTTCTGAACCCCTGCTTCCCCAGGTAAGACTGCTTGACAAGACAGATTGATTTTTCTCATACTGATTTCAGATATCCGAATGGGGCAATTTTTTCTCAAGAGAGCCAAGTAAGCACACTTTCCATGGTTCTTCAGCAGTTGCTCAAATGTATGCCTCACTTGCCGGTAGCGTTTGGGCAATGCCTTCTTTCTCCGCTTGCACTTTGGCAGACTTTGGTTATGCCTTTGCTGCACCTGATTTTGGCTAAAAAATATAGCTTCTACAAGCCGTCTTCCACCTGCCTCAGAGTCCTGCAAGCGATTCAAGATAAATGATTTAGGAAAACATTCATGGAAACTCCTGCAAGAATACAGAAGAGACTTCTTCTCAATGTATACCGCAGAACTCAGGAGTCTATAGGGTAACTTGTTTGATAAATGAGGTTGGGGACTCTCCCGCCCTCTGCATTTTGAAGTACCGTCCATGGGTTTGGTTTGTCCTGAAGGCAACTGAGATTCATAGGTACGCATCTCTACTCTTTTCCTGCGGGAATCTGCTTGCATTTCAGTGTTGGAGCCTAAAGGTTTGTTATGCCGAAGTCCCTGCAGAAGATAGCTTTTGCCTGCCACAAACTTCCTCCTGCCACGAGATGTGTGAACTAAAGGATCAGACACAGCACTGTTACTACTTTCAGAAACATGGCGGGGTTTAATGGCACTTTCAGAACGGGGTGATACACACGCAGTTTCAGATCTCTCGGAACTACTTTGGTTTAGATCAGGAACAAGACTACaagccttttcctctctcactTTCTCTGCTATTTTTGCTCTCTTAGCTGGAATTTCAGGTTGCTCTCTATGAATCTTCCTTTTTCGAGATGGAGTTGTAGCTGAAACACATGAACTGGAGCTACTCTTTTTCCCCTGAAGTTCACTAACCTTTCTGATCTGTTTGCTTGCTTTAGAAACAGCTTTTGCAGAGCACTGGTCAGTGGGCGCTAAGCGTCGTCTCTTgttatttccttcatttctcaCTCTGGAGACATTATCTTTACATTTTTGTCTGTATTTCCACTCACATGActttaaaagatattttctatGAAACATAAGCCTTTTCCGCACATATTTAAGCAAGCTAGTACAACTATACTTTGAGAACCTTTGTCTAAAAAATACCAGGGATGAGGCTACGTTATATGAAATAAGTTCATAAACTGGTTGCCCACAAACTTGGTAACAATTACTAGGGGGAACCAGCATAAAGACTGCACAGTGTTCCAATAAATACATCATCACATCATCCCCTATCCGACTCAACAATGTCTCCCAGAAGCCGCTGATACAAAGAGTTTCTGTGGCAGTATTGGGTAGGTAGCTGTGTATCTTTGAAAGTGGCACAATTGGGAATTGAGAACTGTTTTCATCTGGTAAGGAGTATCCATATGCGAGGacattcttcttctttttttcacacAGTCTCTGAACGACTCTTGAGGTAACTTCACTCTGACTAGATAactgaagaaacaaagaaaagagaattagCTTTCTTCACTTACTCCTTCATAAGCCACAATGTAccctttaaattaaaaaaaaaaaaaagcaaagatacACAGCCCTAGATATCAGCCTCCAAAACAGTATTAATGATTCACAAGCACCATActcaaaaattcagattttccaaGCGTAATGCAAGATGTTTACGATGTTAACGTAAGCCGATGACTTGAAGGAAGTATTTTTAACATCTGCCCTTTTGATCCTGGTTTTTATGCCCAGGAAACGCCCTACACGATTCCCCCTTGAGTCCCTCAGACTCCACTGCCTCCGTGAATCCGTGTTGGCAGAGCCAGGTTAGCAGGCACACATCCGTACATACGTGCTCGCGCAGGCTCTAACCTCCAGGGAACTAACCCTAATTTTCTTGAGGCCTCCATTTCCTTTCATGTGAAGGAAAATTCAACTAAACAGCTCGGCACACAATTCCAAAAACCATTTTACAAGTCGTCCTGGGTTTGCAACCGTTCCTTCCTACCACAGCACAGTTTCGCGCATACGGCGCTAAGAAAAAAGTGGTCTTCCCCCtctgaaaagcttttcctcCGCTTAAACCCCGACCAGCAGCCAGTTCCACCCACCTCTTCTCCAGTCTCTCAAGAGCGGGGCACTCTCCATCCCCAGTCGCTCCCCGACATTGGGCTCGTCCATCCCTCGCCACACGGGCAGccggggagccagggagcccCACGCACACAGACCCAcagcgctgcccgcccgcccggGCCGCCACCTGGGCCTGGCTCTCCCAGCCCGGGGAAGAGGCAGGGGGGGGTTCCCAGGCTCCGCGCTGGCCCTGGGGCCGGGATGGAGGGCGGATGGCTGTGGGagcgggccgggcccgccggCAGCAGCCGTGAGGGGCCAAGGGCGGCCGTGCCGCCTCCGCACGCACGGGGCGCGGGAAGCGCTGCCCCGGGAAGCCCCGCGGGGCTCCCCCGCCGCTCGGCGAGGGCGGCAGCCCCTCGCCCCCGGGCCCCTTCCTACCTGCTGGAAGGTGAAGGGCCGCGGGATGGGGCGGGCGCCGCGGGGCACGCACACGAGGCACTGCCCCACGAAGGTGCGGTAGCCGGGGCCGTCGGCGGCCCGCAGCACCTCGGCGtccccggcgccgccgccccccaGCCGCCGGACGAAGGTCTCCAGCGGGACGGCCTCGGCGTAGCAGCGGCGCAGCGCGGACAGCACGGCCGCGAAGGGCTCCCAGCTCGCCATGCTGCGGCCAAAGCGGGCACGGgggccgccgcgccgcccctCCGACCGCGCCGCTCGCCCGCCGGGCATCGTGGAGCAGGTGCTTAGCGGTgaatgaacaaacaaacaaaagcacgAGCTGGAGAGGCGGGAGAACAAGAAGCTCCGCGAGCCATCCTTTTAAAGCCGCGGCGTGCCGACCCCGCGTGGCCGCGGAGAGgcgggggcgggccggggcggggcccgcgggcggggccgggggccgcTGTCCAGCTCCGGCGGCGCGGGCACCGCGGGAGGATTGCTCCACGAGGAGCGCTTCTTTTCCGCGGGATCTGCGCTCCATTGAGGATCCATCTGAAATAAGAGCAACTCTAGGAGAGATTATGGTGGAGATGAACACGCTAAACTCTACAAATACCGAAGTGGCTCACcctgttgttttaattttttaaatcgAACTCATGAATGAAGAAACCAAATCGCTTGCGGTAGTATGTAACCTCCTGCTCCAAATTTTCTTTGGTATCTGAAGATTTCATGATAGAAAACTTGATTCCAGACTGAAAGGTATTGCAGTAGAGTTCTGGGGAAGTGCAGGTCTCTAGGACCTATGTATGTTCCAGGTGAATTAGTAGAAATCCTAAAATTatagcatggtttgggttggaagagacttcaAAGGTCATCTACTTCCAACTACCTTGCCATGGGAAAGGACAATATATGTGAAATATTTGTGCAATAACAGAATTAGGGAATGCTGGGATAAAAACATATTGCTCAGCCAAGATTGCTCCTGTAAGGAGTCCTGTCCTTGAATTCTGTCAAGTGTTAGAAAGACATGAAATTTATGGTCATGTGGTTGATATATGCTACTTGAATTTCCAAAAACCTTTGCAAGGAGATATGGCATGACACATCACGTAAATTCAACAAACCAAGACTTTTGAGTAAATGTTTGGGCAAGATGGAGTTAGCACTCTACCACGGAGGGTGAGGTGACTGTCCTCTACCCAGGCTTCGTAGTTAGGTTGCTGCAAGTATCCTGCAGAAATGTGAGTTCTCTCCTTCCCTAAGATTACAGAGTACCTCATCTTTGAGAGGAATCATCCAACAGATCCCATCGTGGAGAAGGTTATTTTTTCAGGTGTGTCACTGGGTAAAAGGAGATGTTAGTGTCCCCGTGGTCATGGATAGTCTTGTCCCTGGTAGTGGTGGTGCCATGCAGTGAGTAATTTTTACcagtggcagggacacaggtgtAGAAGTCATGGGtctgctgaggcagagcagcGTGTAGCTGCCCTTCCTCAAGTGAAGCCTTTACAGACTCGGGAGTGAGGTCAGCATCCCTCCATAAGCAGCTCATCTCCTAATACCAACATGGCTGAGGAGTCAACTGGCACCTTGTGACCAACAAGTTGAGGCATTCCTACATCACTTTCAGCACTGCCAGACTCTTTTAGCCCTTAACAGAGATTGGCACCAACTGGCATTCCCAAGGGAGGGAGAGCAGTAACACCAGGCTTCCTGGGACCTCAGCGAGGCTGTACCTGAAATATTGCACTGCCACTGTGTACTGAGGGGCAAGGGATTTGCAGACAGTCGGAATCCATCAGCATCTGCACCTTGGGCAGGGATAAAGCTGATGCCCTTGGTCTGACCTCTGAAGGATCTATTTCACGTGTGTTTCCTCCCATGTCTCCATTGCTCCAAAGGTGACAGCAGCCTTAAGGTAGAATGTAGCCTGTGGCAAACACAAGGTTCACCATTTCCTGTGAGAAACATGTTCAGGAAGAAAGtaagaggaaaaggaagtaaAAGGGGTTAATTAATCTCTACCAGCTGCTGGCAGGTTCCTGCCTGTGCCTCTTCCTGATGCCTGCTTGTTGGCAATGACCACAGCAGTGGTGGAGGGTGagagggctgctgcagccaaatTATGGGGggctctttcctctttcttttcacaggtgtttttctgtgtgtctaCCATtgagctggggagggaattcaggagagagagggggaatGAAGTAACATGGAAAACGAGTAAggttgattttttgggttttggggttttttttagaggGGTGGCAGGATgaataaggaaaataatagaatcacagagaCATAGAATAGCTGAGGCTGAAAGAGCTCTATGGACATGTCTAGTCCACTCTGCTGCTCAAAGCAAGGTCACTTAGAGCAGATTGCCAAGCCAAATGTCAAATCAGGCTTTAATATCCTCAAGGATAGAGATTCCACAACCTCGCTGGGCAACCTGCTCCGGTGTTTTAtcacatgtttttaaaaaattgtgtttaaatgggatttcttctattttaatttgtgCTCACTGCCTCTTATCCTGATATTGGATATCACTGAGAAGAGTTTGGATCCATCTTGTATTGATTCACTTTGATATGATCTCCACTGAGCCTTTCCTCCTTGGGCTAAACAATCCCAGGTATCTCACAATCTCCTCATATGTCAGATTGTCCTGCTCCCTAATCACCTTAGCAACCCTTAGTGAAAAGTTCTCTTTTACTGGGAACTCAGATTTGGACAAATAATGGGGTCACAGTTCTCCTCAACAAAATTTATGCTTCAAGGCATACTTAACCTTTTCCACATGCTGCTTTACAACCAGCTTCTGTGAAAGGGAGTTATCCTGGGAATGGACGATGATAATGgaatgataaaaataaagcactgcGTTTACGGTCAAGCAACAAAGTGAAAGGAAATTAGATGTTATGTTTGGGTCCAACTTCAGGAATGGCCACTTAAAGAGGCAAACTTTCTGCAAATGTGCCTCTATTTTCAAAGCTCCATTTGAAAAGGCTAAAGGAAGCTAACAAGAAATGTCATACTATGAAGAAGTAAGGTGTCTTTCAAAAATCTGAAGCTGTGTTCAAatagaaaagtgaaaaacaaatcaaacaatATCAGATTAGTTTGATGAATAGCTTCTCAAAGCTGAAAGAAACATGAAACATCAGAAGTGGAACAGCTTGCCAGGAAGTTTATAATGCAAAAATTGAGAAGAAACACTTAGGACAATCGTGGCAATACTGAGGAATGGGATGCTCTTGtgtaaaatatttgcacagaGCATGAATAGTCTCAAGCTCAAGTACTGTGAATCATGTTGttcaagaaagaggaaaaaaaattcaaaaatcagTGACTCTCTAATTAGATGGTAACTACCAGTGAGTTTAAAGGAACTCAGTGATTACCCATGTCAAGCCAGAATTTTTCTGTAGCACAAGCTATGAAAATGCGTAACCTGACATCAAGGATCCCAAAGGATATAATGGGGACTACCTAGCAGTAAATCTGAGGACTCAGCTGTGAAAATTGACTAACTCTGTAGTAAGGAATGGATTTAGTGGACATGTGGATAATTATGGCACATCGGAGGAATCAACATTACATTTGCTGAGGATGACATTACATGATACAAGGGGACATTCCTTTTGTCAGTTCAGGTCAgttgtcccagctgtgtccactCCCAGTTTCTTGCCCACCCCAGTCTGCTCATGGTGGAGGCAGAGTGGGAAAAAAGACATCCTGATGCTGTCCAAGTGCTGCTTAGTAATACCAAAACAGGGGTGTGTTGTCTGTTAGCCACAGACCCAAAGCAGAACACAGACTGCTTTGAAGAAAGGTAACTCTGTCCTTGCCAGACCCAGTATAATTTGTCAGAGTAACACCTCTTTTTGGCCCATCATATCCACCAGTCTGAGTCATCACTAACTAGGGATCTTCAGCCAATGTGGCTGATCTTGGTGCCAGTCTCACATGAGGCTTGAGACAGATCATACAGTCACGTGCCTTTAATCAAGGATATAGTTTCATCTTAACCAGTGGTATGTGTAATCCCTTTTTAGAGCATCTGTCACATGTCATGACTTTTATCTGCTGTGGAACGAAGCCTGTTGTGACAGTAATTTGCTCTCTTTGTTGGCTTGCATCtgcaatatttgttttctttaagatAGTCTTGGTAAATGGAGTTGTGATTTGGTTCCCTTGCTCACCCTGTGCAGAGGGCATGtggtgtggggaaaaaagcccttTCTGGCACTATTATCACAGACACCAGACTTACATAGGTCTGGGTCTTCCTATGTCTGTCCACCACAATCCTCTGGATTGGGACTCtccctcagagctgcagtggtCCCTTTACCTCTTAAATGCTTTCTCCCGGCCACTGTATCTCTCACACTGTGTGATGGTCCCTGAACAGCATCATTCTTCTAACATCAGCCCCAGACTTACTGTTTGATTCAGCTTCTCCCTACTTGCCTATTGCTCCTTAAAACAGATGTTCAACCCTTCGTTTCCTCCCCCATTTGCCTCCTCGAGGTCAGGTCTTAATTGTATCAGacataattaattaataaatgcTCAGTGCTGCTTTACACACATCAGTCCCAGTATTTCCTCCCCAAGCTCTTTGATCCTTATCTCAGCCTCTTGGCTGGCAGGCAGCCATGCCCAAGTCACACTTTGTCCTTCCTCAGACATATTCTTCCTCGGGTTTCACACTGCCTTTCAATTAGTGAATTTgaggggaaattaattttccatgtgCTGGTTTTAGCTGAGGCAAATATCTTCATACAAGTTATTACAGGGCTATATTTTGAATTTGTGCTAAAAGAGTCTtgataacacagagatgtttttgtaaCTGCTGAGCAATGTTTACAGAGCGTCAAAGCCTTTTCTACTTCCTTCACCACTCCaccagtgaggaggctgggggtaCACAGGAATGTGGGAGATGACACAGAAGGGAaagctgacccaaactgacccaaGGGGTATTCCATACCATATGGTGTCATGCACAGCACAAAAAGTGAGGAGactggggggggtgggggtaGAAGGTGCTCAGGGAGAGGCTGGGCATCTGTTGGTTGGTGGCATAATTGCTtaaatttgcataattttttcttttttgggttttattttcctattttattttattttatttttattcactgaCCTGCAACCCGTTCTAACCCCTTCTTCTATAATATCTCATGAGTGGGCTAACCGGCATTTTTCATTCCTAGTTGCTCCCTGGTCACATTCAGCTTGTGATTAGCAGGGCCAAAGCACGCAGATGAACCACACCAAAGAAACACCTACGTGATTTT includes:
- the TERT gene encoding telomerase reverse transcriptase, with product MASWEPFAAVLSALRRCYAEAVPLETFVRRLGGGGAGDAEVLRAADGPGYRTFVGQCLVCVPRGARPIPRPFTFQQLSSQSEVTSRVVQRLCEKKKKNVLAYGYSLPDENSSQFPIVPLSKIHSYLPNTATETLCISGFWETLLSRIGDDVMMYLLEHCAVFMLVPPSNCYQVCGQPVYELISYNVASSLVFFRQRFSKYSCTSLLKYVRKRLMFHRKYLLKSCEWKYRQKCKDNVSRVRNEGNNKRRRLAPTDQCSAKAVSKASKQIRKVSELQGKKSSSSSCVSATTPSRKRKIHREQPEIPAKRAKIAEKVREEKACSLVPDLNQSSSERSETACVSPRSESAIKPRHVSESSNSAVSDPLVHTSRGRRKFVAGKSYLLQGLRHNKPLGSNTEMQADSRRKRVEMRTYESQLPSGQTKPMDGTSKCRGRESPQPHLSNKLPYRLLSSAVYIEKKSLLYSCRSFHECFPKSFILNRLQDSEAGGRRLVEAIFFSQNQVQQRHNQSLPKCKRRKKALPKRYRQVRHTFEQLLKNHGKCAYLALLRKNCPIRISEISMRKINLSCQAVLPGEAGVQKQAEQFGKEPAKCVTSSRCESGHTDVPDSLGAPLAESVLRESLPSEDQNSGEARDSALRELLKQHSSYWQVYMFVRDCLEKVIPTELWGSNHNKCRFLKNVKMFISRGRFAKISLQELMWRMRVNDCMWLRLGKGDYFVPADEHCFREELLAKFLYWLMGTYVVELLRSFFYITETMFQKNMLFYYRKFVWGKLQNIGIRNHFVKVQLRPLSSEEMETIRQKKFVPMASKLRFIPKPNGLRPIVKVDSVVEPRALSKESREKKMNHYNTQLKNLFSALNYERTINTSFIGSSVFGKDDIYKTWKQFVTNILESGGGIPHFYCVKADLSRAYDTIPHNKLVEVISRILKPEKRTVYCIRRYAVIMITPSGKAKRLYRRHVSTFKDFMPDMKQFVSQLQENASLQNAIVVEQSLTFHETSSSLFNFFLQMIHNSILKIRNRYYLQCCGIPQGSILSTLLCSLFYGDMENKLLSGIQQDGVLIRLIDDFLLLTPHLMKARTFLRTLTSDIPEYGLLINPNKTVVNFPVDDIPGCSKFKQLPDCRLIPWCGLLLDIKTLEVYCDYSSYSCTSIRSSLSFNSNITAGKNMKYKLSAVLKLKCHSLFLDLQINSLRTVLINIYKIFLLQAYRFHACVLQFPFNQQVRKNPYFFLRIISQTASCCYAVLKTINAGIAEGNMFPIQVAEWLCYHAFTVKLSNHEAVYKCLLTALKVCKRQLIRKIPGDTVALLRAVTEPSLCQDFKTILD